A genomic segment from Malaclemys terrapin pileata isolate rMalTer1 chromosome 1, rMalTer1.hap1, whole genome shotgun sequence encodes:
- the DCBLD2 gene encoding discoidin, CUB and LCCL domain-containing protein 2 isoform X2: MDSLIESKSNEVTVQFMSGTHLSGRGFLASYSTTDKSDLITCLDNASHFSEPEFNKYCPAGCVIPFADISGTIPHGYSDSSSLCMAGVHAGVVSNILGGQINVVISKGIPYYESSLANNVTSKEGLLSVSLFTFKTSGCYGTLGMESGVIPDSQITASSSLEWPDQTGQANIWTPERARLKRPGPPWAAFTTDGYQWLQIDLNKEKRITGIITTGSTIVEYYYYISAYRILYSDDAQKWTVYREPGVDQDKIFQGNTEYYREVRNNFIPPIIARFVRVNPLKWHQKIAMKVELLGCQFSIGRAPKLTMPPPPPPQSNNNFSVQTDKTTSTPEIKNTTVTPTVTKDVALAAVLVPVLVMVFTTLILILVCAWHWRNRKKKAEGTYDLPYWDRAGWWKGMKQFLPAKSAEHEETPVRYSNSEVSHLRPREVPTILQTESAEYAQPLVGGIVGTLHQRSTFKPEEGKEASYADVDPYNSPVQEVYHAYAEPLPVTGPEYATPIIMDMSGHPTAPLGVSSISTFKATGNQAPPIVGTCNKLLARTDSLSSAHALYDTPKGMSGPDSSVELVYQVPQSMPHFTGS, from the exons ATGGACAGTTTAATTGAGTCAAAAAGTAATGAAGTCACAGTACAGTTCATGAGCGGGACACATCTTTCTGGGCGTGGATTTCTTGCCTCATATTCAACCACTGACAAATCAG accTAATAACCTGTTTAGACAATGCAAGTCACTTTTCTGAACCAGAATTCAA TAAGTATTGTCCAGCTGGATGTGTGATTCCTTTTGCTGATATTTCTGGCACTATTCCTCATGGATACAGCGAT TCCTCGTCACTTTGCATGGCTGGTGTGCATGCAGGAGTGGTGTCAAATATTCTGGGTGGCCAAATCAATGTTGTAATCAGCAAAGGCATTCCATATTATGAAAGCTCTTTGGCTAACAATGTCACCTCAAAAGA aggACTATTATCTGTAAGTCTCTTCACGTTTAAGACTAGTG GTTGCTATGGGACACTGGGAATGGAATCTGGAGTAATCCCTGATTCTCAGATTACTGCATCATCAAGTCTAGAGTGGCCTGACCAAACAGGCCAGGCAAACATCTGGACTCCTGAAAGAGCCAGATTGAAAAGGCCTGGACCTCCTTGGGCTGCTTTTACCACTGATGGATATCAGTGGTTACAAATAGACCTGAATAAAGAAAAGAGAATAACAG GCATTATAACTACTGGATCCACCATAGTAGAGTACTACTATTACATCTCTGCCTACCGAATTCTATACAGTGATGATGCACAGAAATGGACAGTATACAGAGAACCTGGTGTTGATCAGGATAAG atATTTCAAGGAAACACTGAGTATTACCGGGAAGTTCGCAATAACTTCATTCCACCTATTATTGCACGTTTTGTTAGGGTTAACCCGTTAAAATGGCATCAGAAAATTGCAATGAAAGTGGAACTGCTAGGATGTCAGTTTAGTATAG GTCGGGCTCCAAAACTTACcatgccgccaccaccaccaccacaaagtAACAATAACTTCTCCGTGCAGACTGATAAAACAACCTCCACTCCTGAGATCAAAAACACCACTGTGACTCCAACTGTAACCAAAG ATGTGGCACTGGCAGCAGTCCTAGTTCCAGTATTGGTGATGGTCTTCACTACTCTCATTCTGATCTTAGTGTGTGCATGGCACTGGAGAAACCG aaagaaAAAAGCTGAAGGAACATATGACTTACCTTATTGGGATCGCGCAG gctGGTGGAAAGGCATGAAGCAGTTTCTTCCTGCCAAGTCAGCAGAGCATGAAGAAACCCCTGTTCGCTATAGCAACAGTGAAGTTAGTCACCTGAGACCAAGAGAAGTCCCAACTATCTTACAGACTGAGTCTGCAG AGTATGCTCAACCACTGGTAGGGGGAATCGTTGGTACACTTCATCAGAGATCAACCTTTAAACCAGAAGAGGGAAAAGAAGCAAGCTATGCTGATGTGGATCCTTACAACTCACCTGTACAAGAAGTTTATCATGCTTACGCTGAACCATTGCCTGTCACTGGACCAGAATATGCAACCCCAATAATCATGGACATGTCAGGTCATCCCACTGCACCTCTTGGTGTTTCTTCTATTTCTACTTTCAAGGCTACAGGGAACCAAGCCCCTCCCATAGTGGGAACTTGCAATAAACTCTTAGCTAGGACAGATAGCTTATCATCTGCACATGCACTGTATGATACACCAAAAGGGATGTCTGGACCGGATTCCTCAGTTGAATTGGTGTACCAGGTACCACAGAGCATGCCACATTTCACAGGAAGTTGA